One segment of Drosophila mauritiana strain mau12 chromosome 3R, ASM438214v1, whole genome shotgun sequence DNA contains the following:
- the LOC117144933 gene encoding uncharacterized protein LOC117144933, with amino-acid sequence MLIARLGVLLCSLGLATAICHPNGESCKSHADCCSTMCLTQLGQCSPKRGDQW; translated from the exons ATGCTGATTGCCCGACTTGGAGTCTTGTTGTGCTCATTGGGCCTTGCAACTGCCATATGTCATCCGAATGGGGAAAGT TGTAAGTCGCATGCGGATTGCTGCTCGACGATGTGCTTGACCCAACTGGGTCAGTGTTCACCCAAAAGGGGAGATCAGTGGTAA
- the LOC117144097 gene encoding uncharacterized protein LOC117144097, with protein MLIARLAFLISILGLVVGLQKPETTSSSTTIRTMRSGRYCQRSGGYCRMHGDCCSRMCIQVSAECR; from the exons ATGTTGATTGCCCGACTGGCTTTTTTAATCTCTATTCTGGGCTTGGTGGTTGGGCTCCAGAAACCGGAGACCACTTCCAGTTCCACGACTATCAGGACTATGAGGTCTGGCCGTTATTGTCAGCGAAGTGGAGGATAT TGTCGGATGCATGGGGATTGCTGCTCGCGAATGTGCATTCAAGTGTCAGCAGAGTGTCGTTAG
- the LOC117144096 gene encoding uncharacterized protein LOC117144096 produces the protein MKLSAAFNIVIRMLLGMAIAFPTHQIVPHIPYGMDDFYPFLSRNSTDVLPLSTNLTQIQRLGWADKCVQFRNKCTLAEHCCSLRCLKRIYRCIT, from the exons ATGAAGCTTAGTGCTGCATTCAATATTGTTATTCGGATGCTTTTGGGCATGGCCATCGCTTTTCCCACTCATCAGATCGTGCCACACATACCCTATGGCATGGATGACTTTTACCCGTTTCTCTCCAGAAATTCCACCGATGTGCTGCCGTTGTCTACAAATCTAACGCAA ATTCAACGACTTGGCTGGGCCGATAAATGTGTGCAGTTTAGAAATAAGTGCACGTTAGCAGAGCATTGTTGCAGCCTAAGATGCCTGAAACGTATTTATCGATGCATTACCTAA
- the LOC117143713 gene encoding uncharacterized protein LOC117143713, with protein MSSISTIIGLCLLFFILSNVDVNGQKCSPVGGVCYTHLDCCSRKCITYGSRCGYPAQRLKKTYLSADEFQSIKRQSASSFNDEVKVIGLPSESEPSNVVFKIDSDAKCRKIGEPCSRGEECCNLRCHSYMHRCVT; from the exons ATGTCGTCGATTTCTACGATCATTGGATTGTGTCTTTTGTTCTTTATCCTGAGCAATGTGGATGTTAATGGCCAAAAATGTAGTCCAGTCGGTGGAGTT TGCTACACGCATTTAGATTGCTGCAGCAGAAAATGCATAACCTACGGCTCCCGTTGTGGCTACCCGGCGCAGCGTCTTAAAAAAACTTATTTGAGTGCCGATGAATTTCAAAGTATCAAAAGACAATCCGCTAGTTCATTCAATGATGAGGTGAAAGTTATTGGGCTACCTAGTGAGTCAGAACCATCGAATGTTGTTTTTAAGATTGATTCGGACGCAAAATGCCGCAAAATTGGTGAACCC TGCTCCCGAGGTGAAGAATGCTGCAATTTGCGATGTCACTCATATATGCACAGATGTGTCACCTGA
- the LOC117144744 gene encoding endoplasmic reticulum aminopeptidase 1, translating into MIAPPSGVAGVLVTLALLASGSMGERERSLRLPNATYPLFYQLHISSDIHKGQLLFSGNATIDVAIRQSTNEIVLHAKNLTDIQITVHRLAAEGSVIVDDLTHTLHPTAALLIIHPTVNYQAFEEGQQYRLEILYTAIMTSRPAGLYYMDYRDEENNHTVYVAATQCEPTYGRLIFPCYDEPGFKSNFSIKITHGSSHSAISNMPVKEVLAHGDLKTTSFHTTPPISTYLVAFVISDFGSISETYRGITQSIYTSPTSKEKGQVALKNAVRTVAALEDYFGVSYPLPKLDHVALKKNYGAAMENWGLITYKEVNLLKNISSDGYKRKLDMITQNHEIAHQWFGNLVSPEWWTYTWMNEGFATYFSYVITDLIYPNEKMMDMFMTHEADSAYSYNSFFDVHPMSHYVEGEKDIMGVFDIISYKRAACVIKMFHHAFRQKLFVRGISHFLEKYRYSVANELNLFDALQSELQDDEYFSQQPWASRIREIMLSWTHSEWLPILVVTRNYENNTITFSQRSVHMKDELWWIPINFATTQSHNFEDTQVDMFMPPEPQYTVSLEDLKIQVSGRDWIMVNKQHTGFYLVRYDTDNLMAIARQLQTNHSVIHPINRLGLFRDLGPLIEHNEIEQVEVVFELLKYLEFEEDVLTWNQLQDTIDCLTRNLHGTSSQSLFNEFVRRLVGPTFRRVYVEHGVNLAEDGMSHGILEIACSADLPECLEYTRRLAKEHIIDKIYFKDGSDYHAIIDSVLCMGVRYLSDQDFQRIIDMMQEIDRGSVYYDDIIYALRCTQSHRHLLYYLEGLMGENSTHMVLSEFEDLMYLLYIYKSNLASRPVIWQYIERNYKVLCRAPNFMEHFKQLAGFVPRHQRSHFERLRQTIASHMMQEGLNSNQTLIEANSPLVGKKMKITENFQDKFEQQIHKWLLNELPQASSRSDVLLSASLSAANGSSRPQGVLKEATRVLRSALRIVDMYR; encoded by the exons ATGATTGCGCCGCCGTCGGGAGTGGCGGGAGTGTTGGTGACCCTGGCCCTGCTGGCCAGCGGATCCATGGGTGAAAGAGAGCGATCCTTGCGACTGCCCAACGCCACCTATCCGCTATTCTACCAACTGCACATATCCAGTGATATTCACAAGGGCCAACTGCTCTTCAGCGGAAATGCCACCATTGACGTAGCCATCCGGCAGTCGACGAACGAGATAGTGCTGCACGCCAAAAACCTAACCGATATTCAGATTACTGTTCACCGGTTGGCGGCCGAAGGATCCGTGATCGTGGACGATCTAACACATACACTGCATCCCACTGCTGCCTTGCTCATCATTCACCCGACTGTAAATTACCAGGCCTTCGAGGAGGGGCAACAATATCGTCTGGAGATTCTCTACACGGCTATTATGACATCGCGTCCCGCCGGACTTTACTACATGGATTATCGGGATGAGGAGAACAATCACACCGT ATACGTAGCCGCCACGCAATGCGAGCCAACATATGGTCGTCTAATCTTTCCCTGCTACGATGAGCCGGGCTTTAAGTCAAACTTTAGCATTAAGATAACACACGGGAGCAGTCATTCCGCCATATCCAATATGCCAGTCAAGGAAGTACTAGCTCACGG TGACTTGAAAACCACCTCATTTCACACAACCCCACCGATTTCAACCTACCTTGTGGCTTTTGTCATCTCCGATTTCGGGAGCATATCTGAGACATATCGTGGCATCACTCAAAGCATCTATACCTCGCCAACTTCCAAGGAAAAAGGTCAAGTTGCACTGAAAAATGCTGTGCGAACAGTGGCTGCACTCGAGGATTATTTTGGGGTTTCCTATCCCTTGCCAAAACTGGATCACGTGGCGCTTAAGAAAAACTACGGAGCAGCCATGGAGAACTGGGGTCTAATTACCTATAAGGAAGTTAATTTGCTTAAAAACATTTCGTCGGATGGATACAAACGAAAGTTGGACATGATCACCCAGAACCACGAGATCGCACACCAGTGGTTCGGCAACTTGGTGTCCCCGGAATGGTGGACATACACTTGGATGAATGAGGGATTCGCCACTTATTTTAGCTATGTGATAACTGATTTG ATCTACCCCAATGAAAAAATGATGGACATGTTTATGACCCACGAGGCAGATAGTGCCTACAGCTACAACAGCTTCTTTGATGTCCATCCAATGTCCCATTACGTGGAGGGTGAAAAGGACATCATGGGTGTTTTCGACATCATATCCTATAAACGAGCTGCATGCGTGATCAAGATGTTTCATCACGCCTTTCGTCAGAAGCTCTTCGTGCGTGGTATAAGTCACTTTCTGGAGAAAta TCGTTATAGCGTGGCCAATGAGCTGAACCTCTTCGATGCCCTGCAATCGGAGCTCCAGGATGATGAGTACTTTTCGCAGCAGCCGTGGGCGTCGCGAATAAGGGAGATTATGCTCTCGTGGACGCATAGCGAATGGTTGCCCATTTTGGTGGTCACTCGGAACTATGAGAACAACACCATCACGTTTAGCCAGCGATCAGTTCACATGAAGGATGAGCTATGGTGGATACCAATCAATTTTGCCACCACACAGTCGCACAACTTCGAGGACACCCAAGTGGATATGTTTATGCCACCGGAACCACAGTACACAGTATCACTGGAGGATCTTAAGATTCAGGTCAGCGGCAGGGATTGGATAATGGTGAATAAGCAGCACACCGGTTTCTATCTCGTCCGCTACGATACAGATAATCTAATGGCCATTGCCAGACAGCTGCAGACGAATCACTCGGTCATCCATCCAATAAATCGACTTGGTCTCTTTCGAGATCTGGGTCCCCTGATCGAGCATAATGAAATTGAGCAGGTGGAAGTGGTTTTCGAGTTGCTAAAGTACCTTGAGTTTGAGGAGGATGTGCTGACTTGGAACCAGTTGCAAGATACGATAGATTGCCTAACACGAAACTTGCATGGCACCTCCTCCCAGAGCCTCTTCAATGAGTTTGTGCGCCGCCTGGTTGGCCCGACATTTCGGCGAGTTTACGTGGAACACGGTGTAAATTTAGCTGAAGATGGGATGTCCCATGGGATTCTGGAAATCGCCTGCTCTGCGGATCTCCCGGAGTGCCTGGAATACACACGTCGCCTGGCTAAGGAGCATATAATcgataaaatttattttaaagatgGATCGGACTACCATGCCATAATCGATTCCGTGTTATGCATGGGAGTGCGGTATCTAAGCGATCAGGACTTCCAAAGGATAATTGATATGATGCAGGAAATAGATCGCGGTTCGGTGTACTATGATGACATTATATATGCCCTCCGGTGCACGCAGAGTCATCGGCATCTGTTATACTATCTGGAAGGTCTGATGGGTGAAAACTCCACCCATATGGTACTTTCCGAATTTGAAGATTTGATGTATCTCCTCTACATATACAAGTCGAATCTGGCCTCTCGTCCGGTCATCTGGCAGTATATCGAGCGCAACTACAAGGTGCTCTGTCGAGCACCAAACTTTATGGAGCACTTTAAACAGCTCGCTGGATTTGTGCCCAGACATCAGAGATCACAT tttgAGAGACTACGCCAGACGATTGCGAGCCACATGATGCAGGAGGGTCTTAATTCGAACCAAACGCTGATCGAGGCCAATTCTCCGCTAGTGGGCAAAAAGATGAAGATCACCGAAAATTTCCAAGACAAGTTCGAGCAGCAGATCCACAAATGGCTGCTCAATGAGCTCCCTCAGGCGTCCAGCAGGAGTGATGTCCTTTTGTCCGCCTCCCTCAGCGCGGCCAATGGGTCAAGTCGTCCTCAAGGAGTCCTAAAGGAGGCGACTAGGGTGTTGCGCAGTGCGTTACGAATAGTAGATATGTATAGGTGA